The following nucleotide sequence is from Aedes aegypti strain LVP_AGWG chromosome 3, AaegL5.0 Primary Assembly, whole genome shotgun sequence.
TACCAAGCTAATAATCGTCTCTTAAAAAATGAGGAGTGAAATcgctaaatttcaaatttaaggCGATTGGTAAACGTTTTCAaccagaatgtgttattctgtgCAATCATTGTTCTCTATAACAGCTTACTTTTTTTCCTAATACACGTACACCCTCTTAATTAGACAATGATTTCTTAATTTTTCGACgatgtccggtactgggggggTCTCCTCCTAacatataaggtacagtgggggaagtgtatcagtggggtaagtggatcatttgtcaatataaaacCTAAACACTtggatatgttgaatgttttcgcaccattgctacgttttaggttatattcttacgcccacactgatactattgcaaaactggtactacacgtacaccaacacaagcaaacttgttcgctgtaaaaagtaattaatttgaaaattgttttccatcaatcaaaaatccattgtatctctgtctaaaatcaaattctattatttttttcgacacatggtgagcatttcagttctaattgaatgaatcacaatgaaaaatatgtcatttttatgaataaatacaaatatattggacatggtacacttacccctactttttagtggggtggggtaagtggatcaagaataattatcatttattggcagactgcttagaAGACTTTTAATAAGCTTCAAtacccgcaaatgttgttttcctttattttgttccattcccagcttgaatttgttaaattggccgtagaaaatttgaattaatccacctaaaagtttttttaacctttctggtataaaaaaatataaaaagaataataatttcaaaattcacacgaaacttttcgtggtttatctaagctgagttgtaaaagagcaaaatatactaattttccaatcgaaagcatagtctCATACatgatttgaccatataaattgttctagacagatgatacacatatattcataaataaaacagaaggatttcagtttgttattcaaaagtgactgtaactaatatttttaaaccaagagtgctttttgaaaatatcgttaggaataatcctacaatacttctgtataacttatgcgtataaatggatgaattttctccaaacttttctttgtttttgttttgttttttttgttctaattagtatgaactagtatatacatactttttattatattttgattaaataaagatactttttaattttaaagtaataaaatgtaacattactagcactactAACAAGTGcgagggtaatatcattcttaataaacataatcatactacatttgtttcgaaaacagattttttttaatggtgatccacttaccccaccatggtgcaGCAAGTGGAtaatttggcgcaaatttttaagtctctcattctcaaaacataacaatcagaaaaatcaaaataaatgacgatttgaagtataatagtcccttatttgttatccacagaaaaaagtttgagttaaactattcacgttagctgtacataacaatgaagttaactattgatttttctgtatccacttaccccacggtaccttatctaaattttatcactttgaaattgcaagctgcaGAGTCTTCAAAAACAAATgtcgggctacttagccttgaAAGAATTGAATATTTCTATGAACTAATATTGCAAAATTATCCAATAATGCACATAGAaagatttttgataaatattataaaatataaattttgtaatattAAGTTACTTCGAAATATCAGCACAAAACCGAGGCGAATGACTCAGTAGCTAAAATCTCTCTAATGAATAAGTTTAggttttaaacgattttttagaaagtttTTTTGCTCTACCAAAATACTATACCTACATAAGCATATTTTTCATTCTAGGGTTGAGCTCCTTGATTTTATTTTCTAGGACACCATTAAGTACACATTCGGCAGGGTATGTTAACGAAGAAGCTAATTTCCTGTTTAAATTTCTAGATTGGCCAAATCGAACGATTGTCACCTTTTCATGTTTGGTTCGTCATCCAAGAAGCGCCCGAATAATCTCATTTTGGGACGAATCTACGACGAGCAGATACTGGATATGGTCGAACTTGGTATCTCTAACTTCAAAGGTCTGCAGGATTTCAAAACCGAGAAGATCTCTGCCTTCGTGAAACCGGTTATAGTGTTCAACGGCTATAAATGGAAACTGACGGAAGAGCTGCGACGTCTCCGGAGCCTATTGCTGGACATGTTCCACATCGACAATGTTTCCACTATGCGACTGCAAGGCATTGAACACGTGATCAGTTTCACGATCACCGAAGATTTGTCCATTCTGATGCGTTCGTACCGAATTCAGTTGAAAAAGAGCGGCCAGAGGACTCCCCGCATCGAGCTGCAAGAGATGGGACCGTCGATGGATTTCTCGATAAGGCGGACGAAGATCGCTTCGGAAGATCTGTTCAAAACGGCCATGAAGCAGCCGGCCATATTGAAGGTCGCCAAACGGAAGAACGTATCGCGGGATGAGTTCGGTAACGTGCACGGTCGGGTACACGTTGGCAAGCAGGATATCAACGCGATACAGACGAGAAAGATGAAGGGTCTGAAGAAGACGGCCGAGGAAAAGAAAGCAGGGCGTGCCAAAAAGAAGCGTCAATCGGCGGGAAGTTCGGCTGGAGAGGGCTCGGAACAGGAATACGACAACGAGGGTATGGATGAGACCGGAGAGGGCTCCGGAATGGACGTCGACAGCGATTAGTGGATCGAGATGTTGACAGAATGAAGTGAGCTTGCAGAGATAAGCTTCAATCTTAGCGTAAGTTAggtaagaaatattaaaaatttactatttcatttaaatttctttCAATCCTCGAAAGAAACATTCCTGTAGATATTTAGATCTGAATGTCTAATGCTACTgacgatgaaaaaaaaaatacttaggtcAGTGATATGTCCCACCTAGGAAAACTCCTtcaaggtaccgtaatccggggtcaaCTTTATtcgttttattttataaatttgctgACAAACATGCAGGCAATCAACTTGGATAATTTTGTTGGACAAATTACTCTCAAGCcgatttcagctgaataaactgttattcagctactaatgttacttgagATTGTATGAAAGCTGTTCGAGAGGCGTTTCCATGCATTCAGATTGAAATGAATATCATCATCTAACGAATTGCTGAAATGCTCCAGCAATTACCGTGAATTGGGGTAACATCCTGATAGCAGTTTTCTTTCTAAAGACGTGgtcacattggtcccaaagccatatcaaTACAGTACCAGAACAACGGCCCAACTGACAAATGTGAACAAATCGAGTTTTATTCACCTAACAGTTTATTTGATAAACAACAATCATATAATGCACAactgtttcttaaaaaaaaacgtttttcacgaaataagtgagaaaaacataaaggcgcATTTGATATTCTCTTTCGATACGAACTATGATGTCAATTTCGCCTACCTTCCCCCCTGCGGTAACCGGGCGCATTTAAAACTGAGTGTGCAGAAGGTCGATAGTGAAGATGGTTCGTGTGAAAGAGCGTAGCAAaacggcgaagctgatgatAGTCAAACCAGAAGGATGAGGTAGAAAGGCGCAATCGCTGCTGTCAAACTGAAGGAGACGAAAAACCGAGGGGCGCAACAATCctcaattttgatgaatggcgcatgatgcttttttatttattttaacatgttgttcataatatgaaaataaatcaaatggtttgttacaaaagtaatattgtaatgcatcatacaaaaatgcataatgcgattaaatcgatcggaaacataatatagaattgaaattatatcCGCTGAACTTCAAACCGATATTACTGACAACGTATTAGTGttcacattcgccctaattctgactctgtattgatatctaggaagacaaaaatgattgcgcctaaaccgtcaattttagatatatggtgtcttcggtaaagtttctccatatttttcagacatttttttcagagatgtgaaattagggtggcccacatggtttacgagatcagcacataaacttttttgctgatgcatttaggactacacaatgttctacaatgttttagaacaaccgatttggagcaactttgccgaagaacccaaatttctatctcttatggttcgcgagttatgatttttttttaacaaaaaagttagggtggtactgaaaaatgagttttttcttgataactttttataccataatttctcgcaaaaactttgttacgagcacttttagaacttttcattgcgcaactttttgccgaagagctatctcgaatatttttcaagttatagataattttcggttaaaaacatatttttttcaaaattttgtcaatcttttcaaacaaaaaacgtcctcacagtttttttttcaccataaacagataaagaaataatctttctaatgccgacaaaagattgaaaatccgtttgcgcctttcggagatatctgcatttgaaaacaacaattttttcgaagaaaatttctgataactctgtaaccataag
It contains:
- the LOC5564872 gene encoding ribosome production factor 2 homolog; this encodes MASTRIKKPTTRRGKRFLDEREPKTIENPKKTLIMEGRKCSNEIRQALKDFNLLKKPLVRLMRRNNDVTMFEDSTPLEQLAKSNDCHLFMFGSSSKKRPNNLILGRIYDEQILDMVELGISNFKGLQDFKTEKISAFVKPVIVFNGYKWKLTEELRRLRSLLLDMFHIDNVSTMRLQGIEHVISFTITEDLSILMRSYRIQLKKSGQRTPRIELQEMGPSMDFSIRRTKIASEDLFKTAMKQPAILKVAKRKNVSRDEFGNVHGRVHVGKQDINAIQTRKMKGLKKTAEEKKAGRAKKKRQSAGSSAGEGSEQEYDNEGMDETGEGSGMDVDSD